A section of the Streptomyces sp. SCL15-4 genome encodes:
- a CDS encoding ATP-dependent DNA ligase, whose product MLLTRLAEVSREVAATAARSRKTALLAELFREAEAADAPIVIPYLAGRLPQGRLGVGWKVLGRPVPPAAEPTLTVREVDARLGELGEVAGPGAQAERARIVGELMGAATEAEQRFLLGLLTGEVRQGALDAVAVEGLARATGADPADVRRAVMLAGSLQTVAGALLGEGPAALERFRLTVGRPVLPMLAHSASSVAEAVEKLGACAVEEKLDGIRVQVHRDGDRVRVHTRTLDDITGRLPEVTAAALALPGERFILDGEVISWDAAGRPRSFQETAGRVGSRTDVARAAEEVPVSPVFFDALAVDGRDLLDLPFAKRHAELARLVPGPMRVRRTLVSGPGDIPEAERFLADTLARGHEGVVVKGLAAPYSAGRRGASWLKVKPVHTLDLVVLAAEWGHGRRTGRLSNLHLGARTPDGGFAMLGKTFKGMTDAMLAWQTGRLEELAVEDDGRVVRVRPELVVEIAYDGLQRSTRYPAGVTLRFARVIRYREDKRPEEADTVQALLAAHPEAGP is encoded by the coding sequence ATGCTGCTGACCCGGCTGGCCGAGGTGTCCCGGGAGGTCGCCGCGACGGCGGCGCGGTCCCGCAAGACCGCGCTGCTCGCGGAGTTGTTCCGGGAGGCCGAGGCGGCGGACGCGCCGATCGTCATCCCCTATCTGGCCGGGCGGCTGCCGCAGGGCCGGCTCGGCGTCGGCTGGAAGGTGCTGGGCCGCCCGGTGCCGCCGGCCGCCGAGCCGACGCTCACCGTGCGCGAGGTCGACGCCCGGCTCGGCGAGCTGGGCGAGGTGGCCGGGCCCGGCGCCCAGGCGGAGCGGGCCCGGATCGTCGGCGAGCTGATGGGCGCGGCCACCGAGGCCGAGCAGCGCTTCCTGCTCGGTCTGCTCACCGGCGAGGTCCGCCAGGGCGCCCTGGACGCGGTGGCCGTCGAGGGCCTGGCCCGGGCGACCGGCGCGGACCCGGCGGACGTACGGCGGGCCGTGATGCTCGCGGGGTCGCTCCAGACGGTGGCCGGGGCGCTGCTCGGCGAGGGGCCGGCGGCGCTGGAGCGGTTCCGGCTCACGGTGGGCCGCCCGGTGCTGCCGATGCTGGCGCACAGCGCGTCGTCGGTGGCGGAGGCGGTGGAGAAGCTGGGCGCCTGCGCGGTGGAGGAGAAGCTGGACGGCATCCGGGTCCAGGTGCACCGGGACGGCGACCGGGTGCGCGTCCACACCCGCACCCTGGACGACATCACCGGCCGGCTGCCCGAAGTCACCGCCGCCGCGCTGGCGTTGCCGGGCGAACGGTTCATCCTGGACGGGGAGGTGATCTCCTGGGACGCGGCGGGGCGGCCCCGGTCCTTCCAGGAGACGGCGGGCCGGGTCGGCTCGCGCACGGACGTGGCACGGGCGGCCGAGGAGGTCCCGGTCTCCCCCGTCTTCTTCGACGCCCTCGCGGTGGACGGCCGCGACCTGCTCGACCTGCCGTTCGCCAAGCGGCACGCCGAGCTGGCCCGGCTGGTGCCCGGGCCGATGCGGGTGCGGCGCACGCTGGTCTCCGGGCCCGGGGACATCCCGGAGGCGGAACGGTTCCTCGCCGACACCCTGGCCCGGGGCCACGAGGGCGTGGTGGTCAAGGGCCTGGCCGCGCCCTACAGCGCGGGCCGGCGCGGCGCGTCCTGGCTGAAGGTCAAGCCCGTGCACACGCTGGACCTGGTGGTGCTGGCCGCCGAGTGGGGCCACGGCCGGCGCACCGGCCGGCTGTCCAACCTCCATCTCGGCGCCCGCACCCCGGACGGAGGCTTCGCGATGCTCGGCAAGACCTTCAAGGGCATGACGGACGCGATGCTCGCCTGGCAGACCGGACGGCTGGAGGAGCTGGCGGTCGAGGACGACGGCCGGGTGGTCCGGGTGCGCCCCGAACTCGTCGTGGAGATCGCCTACGACGGACTCCAGCGCTCCACCCGCTATCCGGCCGGTGTCACCCTCCGCTTCGCCCGCGTGATCCGCTACCGCGAGGACAAGCGCCCCGAGGAGGCCGACACCGTCCAGGCCCTGCTGGCAGCCCACCCGGAGGCCGGACCGTGA
- a CDS encoding NAD(P)/FAD-dependent oxidoreductase, whose amino-acid sequence MTEKYEVVVVGGGAAGLSAALVLGRSRRRTLVVDAGEPRNAPSAHMQGYLSRDGMSPAEFLAVGRAEIARYGVELVQDRVVDAVKEADFTVALAGNRTVRARQLVIATGLTDELPPVPGLAERFGRDVLHCPYCHGWEVRDLPTGVLATSPLSVHQALMVTQWSKDVRLFLHRVDEADLTDQDLRRLAAAGVTVVPGEVAGLVVTGDRLTGVRLSDGSVHDRAVLYAAPRAVPNNGLLVKLGAELRETPFGSYPVTDERGLTSVPGLWAAGNASGYAEQVVNAVSGGYRAGAAINAELLTADLDAAVGV is encoded by the coding sequence ATGACCGAGAAGTACGAAGTGGTCGTCGTCGGCGGCGGGGCGGCCGGGCTGTCCGCCGCGCTGGTGCTGGGCCGGTCCCGGCGCCGCACCCTGGTGGTCGACGCGGGCGAGCCGCGCAACGCGCCGTCCGCGCACATGCAGGGGTACCTCTCCCGGGACGGCATGTCCCCGGCCGAGTTCCTGGCGGTGGGGCGCGCGGAGATCGCCCGCTACGGGGTGGAGCTGGTCCAAGACCGGGTGGTGGACGCGGTGAAGGAGGCGGACTTCACCGTCGCCCTCGCCGGGAACCGGACCGTGCGGGCCCGGCAGCTGGTGATCGCCACCGGTCTGACGGACGAGCTGCCGCCGGTGCCGGGACTGGCCGAGCGGTTCGGCCGGGACGTGCTGCACTGCCCGTACTGCCACGGCTGGGAGGTGCGCGACCTGCCGACCGGCGTCCTCGCCACCTCGCCGCTCAGCGTGCACCAGGCGCTGATGGTCACCCAGTGGTCGAAGGACGTACGGCTCTTCCTGCACCGGGTGGACGAGGCGGACCTGACCGACCAGGACCTGCGCCGGCTGGCCGCCGCCGGGGTCACGGTGGTGCCCGGCGAGGTGGCGGGACTGGTGGTCACCGGCGACCGGCTCACCGGGGTGCGGCTTTCGGACGGCTCGGTGCACGACCGCGCGGTGCTGTACGCCGCCCCGCGCGCCGTCCCGAACAACGGTCTGCTCGTCAAGCTGGGCGCCGAGCTGCGCGAGACCCCGTTCGGCAGCTACCCGGTGACCGACGAACGGGGCCTGACGAGCGTGCCCGGGCTGTGGGCTGCGGGCAACGCGAGCGGATACGCCGAGCAGGTGGTGAACGCGGTGAGCGGGGGGTACCGGGCGGGCGCGGCGATCAACGCGGAACTGCTGACGGCCGACCTCGACGCGGCCGTGGGGGTGTAG
- a CDS encoding helix-turn-helix domain-containing protein, whose product MSTDDVLAEVGPRLRRLRKDRQVTLAALSEATGISVSTLSRLESGLRKPSLELLLPIAQAHQVPLDELVGAPPVGDPRVRARPITRHGRTLYPLTRQPGGLQAYKVIEPPRGTEPDPRTHEGYEWLYVLSGRLRLVLGQHDVVLSPGEAAEFDTRVPHWFGPDGDGPVEFLSLFGPQGERMHVRARPARS is encoded by the coding sequence ATGAGTACCGACGACGTTCTCGCCGAGGTCGGCCCCCGGCTGCGCCGGCTCCGCAAGGACCGGCAGGTGACCCTGGCGGCGCTGTCCGAGGCCACCGGCATCTCCGTGAGCACCCTCTCCCGGCTGGAGTCCGGTCTGCGCAAGCCCAGCCTGGAGCTGCTGCTGCCCATCGCCCAGGCCCACCAGGTCCCGCTGGACGAACTGGTCGGCGCCCCGCCGGTCGGCGACCCCCGGGTGCGGGCCCGGCCGATCACGCGGCACGGGCGCACCCTGTATCCGCTGACCCGGCAGCCCGGCGGGCTCCAGGCCTACAAGGTGATCGAGCCCCCGCGCGGCACCGAGCCCGACCCCCGTACCCACGAGGGCTACGAATGGCTGTACGTGCTCTCCGGGCGGCTGCGCCTGGTGCTCGGACAGCACGACGTCGTGCTCTCGCCGGGAGAGGCGGCCGAGTTCGACACCCGCGTGCCGCACTGGTTCGGGCCGGACGGAGACGGCCCGGTGGAGTTCCTGAGCCTGTTCGGACCGCAGGGGGAGCGGATGCACGTTCGGGCGCGGCCGGCCCGGTCGTGA
- a CDS encoding NADPH:quinone oxidoreductase family protein, which translates to MQAWQVHENGEPSEVMRLAETERPTPGPGQVLLRVRAANVNFPDALLCRGQYQVRPPLPFTPGVEICGETEDGRRVIANPALPYGGFAEYAVADARALLPAPDALDDAEAAALHIGYQTGWFGLHRRARLAAGETLLVHAAAGGVGSAAVQLGKAAGATVIGVVGGARKADVARELGCDVVIDRRAEDVVAAVKEATGGRGADVVYDPVGGEAYTQSAKVVAFEGRIVVVGFAGGTIPAPALNHALVKNYSILGLHWGLYNTKNPELVRHCHEQLTELAARGAVRPLVSERVPLAGAAGAVQRVADGVTTGRIAVVPENGAAA; encoded by the coding sequence ATGCAGGCATGGCAAGTGCACGAGAACGGCGAGCCGAGCGAGGTGATGCGCCTGGCGGAGACGGAGCGGCCCACGCCCGGTCCCGGCCAGGTGCTGCTGCGGGTGCGCGCCGCCAACGTCAACTTCCCCGACGCGCTGCTGTGCCGGGGCCAGTACCAGGTGCGCCCGCCGCTGCCCTTCACGCCCGGCGTGGAGATCTGCGGCGAGACCGAGGACGGCCGCCGGGTGATCGCCAACCCCGCGCTGCCGTACGGCGGTTTCGCCGAGTACGCCGTCGCCGACGCCCGCGCCCTGCTTCCCGCGCCGGACGCGCTGGACGACGCCGAGGCCGCCGCCCTGCACATCGGCTACCAGACCGGCTGGTTCGGCCTGCACCGGCGCGCCCGCCTGGCGGCCGGGGAGACCCTGCTCGTGCACGCCGCCGCCGGAGGCGTGGGCAGCGCCGCCGTCCAGCTCGGCAAGGCGGCCGGCGCCACCGTGATCGGTGTGGTGGGCGGCGCCCGGAAGGCCGACGTCGCCCGGGAACTGGGCTGCGACGTGGTGATCGACCGGCGCGCCGAGGACGTCGTCGCCGCCGTGAAGGAGGCCACCGGCGGCCGGGGCGCCGACGTGGTCTACGACCCGGTCGGCGGCGAGGCCTACACCCAGTCCGCCAAGGTCGTCGCCTTCGAGGGCCGGATCGTCGTCGTCGGCTTCGCCGGCGGTACCATCCCCGCCCCCGCCCTCAACCACGCCCTGGTGAAGAACTACTCGATCCTCGGCCTGCACTGGGGCCTGTACAACACCAAGAACCCGGAGCTGGTCCGGCACTGTCACGAGCAGCTCACCGAGCTGGCCGCGCGGGGCGCGGTGCGGCCGCTGGTCAGCGAGCGGGTGCCGCTCGCCGGCGCGGCCGGTGCCGTACAGCGGGTCGCCGACGGGGTGACCACCGGCCGGATCGCCGTCGTACCGGAGAACGGAGCCGCCGCATGA
- a CDS encoding acyl-CoA dehydrogenase family protein, whose translation MTDTEELRSRTREFLAQHPPASTDRLDFLRARFDAGLAWVHYPEGLGGLGAPRSLQAVVEAELEAAGAPDNDPRRIGIGLGMAAPTLLAYGTEEQKRRYLRPLWTGEEVWCQLFSEPGAGSDLAALGTRAVREGDGWVVDGQKVWTSSAHLARWAILIARTDPGVPKHQGITYFVCDMTDPGVEVRPLRQITGEAEFNEVFLTGVRIPDDRRLGAVGDGWRVAQTTLNNERVAIGGMAQPREGGMIGPVAKTWRERPELRTHELHQRLLTLWVEAEVARFTSERLRQQLVAGQPGPEGAGMKLAFARLNQEISGLEVELRGEEGLLYDDWTMRRPEHVDFTGRDAGYRYLRSKGNSIEGGTSEVLLNIVAERVLGLPAEPRTDKDVAWKDLAR comes from the coding sequence ATGACCGACACCGAAGAACTGCGCAGCCGCACCCGGGAGTTCCTCGCGCAGCACCCGCCCGCGAGCACCGACCGCCTGGACTTCCTGCGGGCCCGGTTCGACGCCGGCCTCGCCTGGGTGCACTACCCGGAGGGCCTCGGCGGCCTCGGCGCCCCGCGCTCCCTCCAGGCCGTCGTGGAGGCCGAGCTGGAGGCCGCCGGCGCCCCCGACAACGACCCCCGGCGCATCGGCATCGGCCTCGGCATGGCCGCGCCGACCCTCCTCGCGTACGGCACCGAGGAGCAGAAGCGGCGCTATCTGCGGCCCCTGTGGACCGGGGAGGAGGTCTGGTGCCAGCTGTTCAGCGAGCCCGGCGCCGGCTCCGACCTGGCCGCGCTCGGCACCCGGGCGGTCCGTGAAGGCGACGGATGGGTGGTCGACGGGCAGAAGGTGTGGACCTCCAGCGCCCATCTCGCCCGCTGGGCCATCCTGATCGCCCGCACCGACCCGGGCGTGCCCAAGCACCAGGGCATCACCTACTTCGTCTGCGACATGACCGACCCGGGCGTGGAGGTCCGGCCGCTGCGCCAGATCACCGGCGAGGCCGAGTTCAACGAGGTCTTCCTCACCGGCGTCCGCATCCCCGACGACCGCCGCCTCGGCGCGGTCGGCGACGGCTGGCGGGTCGCCCAGACCACGCTCAACAACGAACGCGTCGCCATCGGCGGCATGGCCCAGCCCCGCGAGGGCGGCATGATCGGCCCCGTCGCGAAGACCTGGCGCGAACGCCCGGAACTGCGCACCCACGAACTGCACCAGCGGCTGCTGACGCTGTGGGTGGAGGCCGAGGTGGCCCGGTTCACCAGCGAGCGGCTGCGCCAGCAGCTCGTCGCCGGCCAGCCCGGACCCGAGGGCGCCGGCATGAAGCTCGCCTTCGCCCGCCTCAACCAGGAGATCAGCGGCCTGGAGGTGGAACTGCGGGGCGAAGAGGGCCTGTTGTACGACGACTGGACCATGCGCCGACCCGAACACGTCGACTTCACCGGACGCGACGCCGGCTACCGCTATCTGCGCTCCAAGGGCAACAGCATCGAGGGCGGCACCAGCGAGGTGCTGCTGAACATCGTGGCCGAGCGCGTCCTGGGCCTGCCCGCCGAGCCGCGCACCGACAAGGACGTCGCCTGGAAGGACCTCGCCCGATGA
- a CDS encoding acyl-CoA dehydrogenase family protein, whose amino-acid sequence MTDLLYSEEEEALRAAVRDLLTDHCAPAGVLARTESDAPHDRALWKSLAEDMGLAGLLVPEEQGGQGASHREAAVVLEELGRAVAPVPYLTSAVVATEALLACGDGELLGRLASGRTIGALAVGLHTGPAAGIRTVRAENGTLHGELTGIADAAAADVLLVPADDGGLYAVAADAATVLPQTSLDLTRPLATVRLAGAAGRRVGDAGPAVRRALRAAAGLLAAEQLGVADWALTETVRYLKERKQFNRPVGGFQALKHRLARLWLEVVHLRAAARAAADALASGKDTDVTVAVAQAYAAPVAVRATEEALQLHGGIGMTWEHPVHLYLKRAKADSIAYGTAGAHREALAALVDLQAP is encoded by the coding sequence ATGACGGATCTGCTGTACTCCGAGGAGGAAGAGGCGCTGCGCGCCGCCGTCCGCGACCTGCTCACGGACCACTGCGCACCGGCCGGCGTGCTCGCCCGCACCGAGTCGGACGCGCCTCACGACCGCGCCCTGTGGAAGTCCCTCGCCGAGGACATGGGCCTGGCCGGTCTCCTGGTGCCCGAGGAGCAGGGCGGCCAGGGCGCCTCCCACCGCGAGGCGGCCGTCGTCCTGGAGGAGCTGGGCCGGGCCGTTGCCCCGGTGCCGTACCTCACCAGCGCGGTCGTGGCCACCGAGGCACTGCTCGCCTGCGGCGACGGCGAACTGCTGGGACGGCTGGCCTCCGGGCGGACCATCGGCGCCCTGGCGGTCGGCCTGCACACCGGCCCGGCCGCCGGCATCAGGACCGTCCGGGCGGAGAACGGCACCCTGCACGGCGAGCTGACCGGGATCGCGGACGCGGCCGCCGCCGACGTGCTGCTCGTCCCGGCCGACGACGGCGGCCTGTACGCCGTCGCCGCCGATGCCGCGACGGTCCTGCCGCAGACCTCCCTGGACCTGACCCGGCCGCTGGCCACCGTACGGCTCGCGGGCGCCGCCGGCCGCCGCGTCGGGGACGCAGGGCCCGCCGTGCGCCGGGCCCTGCGCGCCGCCGCCGGACTGCTCGCGGCCGAACAGCTCGGGGTCGCCGACTGGGCGCTGACGGAGACGGTCCGCTATCTGAAGGAGCGCAAGCAGTTCAACCGGCCGGTCGGCGGTTTCCAGGCGCTCAAGCACCGGCTGGCCCGGCTGTGGCTGGAGGTGGTCCACCTGAGGGCCGCCGCCCGCGCCGCCGCCGACGCCCTCGCCTCCGGAAAGGACACCGACGTCACGGTGGCCGTCGCCCAGGCCTACGCCGCCCCCGTCGCCGTACGCGCCACCGAGGAGGCGCTGCAACTGCACGGCGGGATCGGCATGACCTGGGAACACCCCGTCCACCTGTATCTGAAGCGGGCCAAGGCGGACTCGATCGCCTACGGCACGGCGGGCGCCCACCGCGAGGCGCTGGCCGCACTGGTCGACCTCCAGGCCCCGTGA
- a CDS encoding phosphatidylinositol-specific phospholipase C/glycerophosphodiester phosphodiesterase family protein, with amino-acid sequence MALTTRRGALTTLGAALAGTLALPASDALAGERRRRPRPLWQAHAHNDYAHPRPLHDALDHRFGSVEADIFLVGDQLLVGHEASGLDPSRTLESLYLEPLAARVAAHHGSVYRGRHRPLQLLVDIKTEGSAAYLALDRRLRRHPRLFTRYVHGRVHPGPVTVVVSGDRAARTPMAAQTERHAFYDGRLTDLAAASAPASLIPLISDNWTQNFTWTGSGTFPDAERRKLRTLTAAAHARGQRIRFWATPDTAGPARDALWSELLAAGVDHLNTDDLAGLEAFLDARASV; translated from the coding sequence ATGGCCCTCACCACCCGTCGCGGAGCCCTCACCACCCTCGGCGCCGCCCTCGCCGGCACCCTCGCCCTGCCCGCGAGCGACGCGCTGGCCGGTGAACGCCGGCGGCGGCCCCGCCCGCTGTGGCAGGCCCACGCCCACAACGACTACGCCCACCCGCGGCCCCTCCACGACGCCCTCGACCACCGCTTCGGCAGCGTCGAAGCCGACATCTTCCTCGTCGGCGACCAGCTCCTCGTCGGCCACGAGGCATCCGGCCTCGACCCGTCCCGCACCCTGGAATCCCTCTACCTGGAGCCGCTGGCCGCCCGGGTCGCCGCCCACCACGGCTCCGTCTACCGGGGCCGGCACCGCCCGCTGCAGCTACTCGTCGACATCAAGACCGAGGGCTCCGCGGCCTACCTCGCGCTCGACCGCCGGCTGCGCCGCCACCCGCGCCTGTTCACCCGGTACGTGCACGGCCGCGTCCACCCGGGACCGGTCACCGTCGTCGTCTCCGGGGACCGGGCGGCCCGTACGCCGATGGCCGCGCAGACCGAGCGGCACGCCTTCTACGACGGCCGGCTCACCGACCTGGCCGCCGCCTCCGCCCCCGCCTCCCTCATCCCGCTCATCAGCGACAACTGGACGCAGAACTTCACCTGGACGGGCAGCGGGACGTTCCCGGACGCCGAGCGGCGAAAGCTGCGGACCCTCACCGCCGCCGCGCACGCGCGCGGGCAGCGAATCCGGTTCTGGGCCACGCCCGACACCGCCGGTCCGGCCCGCGACGCGCTGTGGAGCGAGCTGCTGGCCGCCGGGGTGGACCACCTCAACACCGACGACCTCGCCGGGCTGGAGGCCTTCCTCGACGCCCGCGCCTCCGTGTAA
- a CDS encoding phosphodiester glycosidase family protein codes for MTRRGARSAAGRAVLTTATALGVLAGAALAGAAPAGAAPAGRRIAPGVTYRQFDVDAAKGTARVHLLTVDLGNPHVRVDLLYPGTVAARATVSRLADSAGAVAGVNGDFFHITETQHPGVDATGAPVGPAVANGQVLKAAVPKGQRFGPALPPGTDTREVLGVGTDRRARLDRLSLTGSAVTPEGELPLKGLNQYALPVGSVGAFTARWGGASRERAVCGTDTQRSAPCSEDTYEVKVRDGRVVSASGTPGGGAIPADTTVLVGREEGARELRELSVGDPVRITHGLTAASSGVPYAFAVGGFPVVRGGAPLSGLDDETSAVRTAVGVKGGGRQLLLLALDGGADYRSGLTVHEEADVMRSLGASDAFNLDGGGSTEMVTRDAGASAVTVRNHPSGGTERPVPNGVGVFSAG; via the coding sequence GTGACCAGACGCGGCGCGCGTTCGGCGGCGGGCAGAGCGGTTCTCACGACGGCCACGGCGCTCGGTGTGCTGGCCGGCGCGGCCCTGGCGGGTGCGGCGCCGGCCGGCGCCGCACCGGCGGGCCGGCGGATCGCACCGGGCGTCACCTACCGGCAGTTCGACGTCGACGCGGCGAAGGGCACGGCCCGCGTCCACCTGCTCACGGTGGACCTGGGCAACCCGCACGTCCGCGTCGATCTGCTGTATCCGGGCACGGTGGCGGCCCGGGCGACGGTCTCCCGGCTGGCGGACTCGGCCGGTGCGGTCGCCGGGGTGAACGGCGACTTCTTCCACATCACCGAGACCCAGCACCCGGGCGTGGACGCCACCGGCGCGCCCGTGGGACCGGCCGTCGCGAACGGGCAGGTGCTCAAGGCGGCGGTGCCGAAGGGTCAGCGGTTCGGGCCGGCGCTGCCCCCGGGCACCGACACCCGCGAGGTGCTCGGGGTGGGCACCGACCGGCGGGCCCGCCTGGACCGGCTCTCCCTCACCGGCTCGGCCGTCACACCGGAAGGAGAGCTGCCGCTGAAGGGCCTCAACCAGTACGCGCTGCCGGTGGGCTCCGTCGGCGCGTTCACCGCGCGCTGGGGCGGTGCCTCCCGCGAGCGCGCCGTGTGCGGCACCGACACCCAGCGCTCGGCTCCGTGCAGCGAGGACACCTACGAGGTGAAGGTGCGCGACGGCCGGGTGGTCTCCGCGTCCGGCACTCCGGGCGGCGGCGCGATCCCCGCGGACACCACGGTCCTGGTGGGCCGCGAGGAGGGCGCGCGCGAGCTGCGCGAGCTGTCGGTCGGCGACCCGGTGCGGATCACGCACGGCCTGACGGCGGCCTCGTCCGGGGTGCCGTACGCGTTCGCCGTCGGCGGCTTCCCGGTCGTCCGCGGCGGCGCCCCGCTGTCCGGGCTGGACGACGAGACCTCGGCGGTGCGCACGGCCGTGGGCGTCAAGGGCGGTGGCCGGCAGCTGCTGCTCCTGGCGCTGGACGGGGGCGCGGACTACCGCTCGGGGCTGACCGTCCACGAGGAGGCGGACGTCATGCGGTCGCTGGGCGCCTCCGACGCGTTCAACCTGGACGGCGGCGGCTCGACGGAGATGGTGACCCGCGACGCGGGTGCCTCCGCCGTGACCGTGCGCAACCACCCCAGCGGCGGCACCGAGCGCCCCGTGCCCAACGGCGTCGGCGTCTTCTCGGCGGGCTGA
- a CDS encoding DUF779 domain-containing protein, whose product MAQETPRVELTPRAAELVRRLRAEHGPLMFHQSGGCCDGSAPMCYPDGEFRTGGSDVLLAELAVAGVPEPVTFWMARGQYQAWSHTRLIVDVVPGRGSGFSLEAPEGVRFLTRSRVVDA is encoded by the coding sequence ATGGCACAGGAGACCCCGCGCGTCGAACTCACCCCGCGCGCCGCGGAGCTGGTGCGCCGGCTGCGGGCCGAGCACGGCCCGCTGATGTTCCACCAGTCCGGCGGCTGCTGCGACGGCAGCGCCCCGATGTGCTACCCCGACGGCGAGTTCCGCACCGGCGGTTCGGACGTGCTGCTGGCGGAGCTGGCCGTGGCGGGGGTGCCGGAGCCCGTGACGTTCTGGATGGCACGCGGCCAGTACCAGGCGTGGAGCCACACCCGGTTGATCGTGGACGTCGTCCCGGGACGCGGCAGCGGCTTCTCGCTGGAGGCACCCGAGGGGGTACGTTTTCTCACCCGTTCCCGCGTCGTCGACGCGTAG